One segment of Pseudodesulfovibrio sp. 5S69 DNA contains the following:
- a CDS encoding DUF4197 domain-containing protein has protein sequence MPVKYPALPILPLLLVLALSWAAVPASATGWGDALKAAGDAGAKAAGLSVTPSQIESAFRELLSMGADSAVESLSRDGGFSKLAATSLSLPDSYRKVAETVAPDLLANLNSAAEAAVPAIGELFQKTIKTMEFANPSGLLSGKSDAVTSYFEESARPGLAENAAPLIRSALKKAGAGTAVDAAQRLSALTGTDFNPVDYLTNKTLDSMFLYMGKTEKDVRSGDIAVTSELLKKVF, from the coding sequence ATGCCCGTGAAATATCCCGCTCTCCCCATTCTCCCCCTGTTGCTCGTGCTGGCCCTGTCGTGGGCCGCCGTGCCCGCATCCGCCACAGGGTGGGGCGACGCCCTCAAGGCGGCCGGAGACGCCGGGGCCAAGGCCGCGGGGCTTTCCGTGACCCCCTCCCAGATCGAGAGCGCCTTCCGCGAACTGCTTTCCATGGGGGCGGATTCCGCCGTGGAATCCCTGTCCCGTGACGGCGGCTTCTCCAAGCTGGCGGCCACCTCCCTGTCCCTTCCGGACAGCTACCGAAAAGTTGCCGAGACCGTAGCCCCGGACCTGCTCGCCAACCTGAACTCGGCGGCCGAGGCGGCGGTCCCGGCCATCGGCGAGCTGTTCCAAAAGACCATCAAGACCATGGAGTTCGCCAACCCGTCCGGCCTGCTCTCGGGCAAGAGCGACGCGGTGACCAGCTATTTCGAGGAGAGCGCGCGGCCGGGACTGGCCGAGAACGCGGCCCCGTTGATCCGCTCCGCTCTGAAAAAGGCCGGAGCGGGCACGGCCGTCGACGCCGCGCAGAGGCTCTCCGCCCTGACCGGCACGGACTTCAACCCCGTGGACTATCTGACGAACAAAACCCTGGACTCCATGTTCCTGTACATGGGCAAGACCGAGAAGGACGTCCGCTCGGGCGATATCGCCGTGACCAGCGAACTCCTGAAAAAGGTCTTTTAA
- a CDS encoding HEAT repeat domain-containing protein — MSPLENFRDKEFLDQITILNEISGSKDSEALPGLVDLLKDPVGDTSIDYMVVNALNAVLSSNEDKVIEGLKDSHEGFNILCIRVAGEYGLKGAVQPLVDLALAEEDLDRLMEILTSLARIGDEAAVPVFRRFLDHEDPFIQSSCIEALGKLADPQSIEEFKKIIIESEADDRFEVCDITTWKAVDALARNATEDTIAFLVKTLHHKNPTVRRIITDALINVGSFCIPMLLDAFVSGDTDTKILAANVLGFLRDKAGADGLVAAFDKGQADDPNVRYAVYEALGRIGTMKGIICLVDGLSETDELILMAVIGGLEQHVNPGMISSLINLISMADEQSFRLAKAVINSRATTIFDHLYENQGAGDILVDALAESRDPEIVEEFRDVLAEIGGIRAEQDLDRLPALVTGTRKALAADDSRSMCAMHRAILTDLGFEPFVAANGEEAYEFIEQGETFEVIITDMNMPIMDGMELVGKIRSTPGMEDVPIIMVTTESEASQQGLASKTGVSAFITKPFKPDDLKAKILEVTG; from the coding sequence ATGTCACCACTAGAGAACTTCAGAGATAAGGAATTCCTGGATCAGATCACGATCCTGAATGAGATTTCCGGGAGCAAGGACTCCGAGGCCCTACCCGGCCTTGTGGACCTGCTCAAGGACCCGGTCGGCGACACCTCCATCGACTACATGGTGGTCAACGCCCTGAACGCCGTTCTGTCGAGCAACGAAGACAAGGTCATCGAGGGCCTCAAGGATTCGCATGAGGGGTTCAATATTTTGTGCATCCGCGTGGCCGGGGAGTACGGCCTCAAGGGCGCGGTGCAGCCGCTGGTGGATCTGGCCCTGGCCGAGGAAGACCTCGACCGCCTGATGGAAATCCTGACCTCGCTGGCCCGCATCGGCGACGAGGCCGCCGTACCCGTGTTCCGGCGATTCCTGGACCACGAGGACCCGTTCATACAGTCCTCCTGCATCGAGGCTCTGGGCAAGCTCGCCGACCCCCAGTCCATCGAGGAGTTCAAAAAGATCATCATCGAGAGCGAGGCGGACGACCGCTTCGAGGTCTGCGACATCACCACCTGGAAGGCCGTGGACGCCCTGGCCCGCAACGCCACCGAGGACACCATCGCCTTCCTGGTCAAGACCCTGCACCACAAGAACCCCACGGTCCGCCGGATCATCACCGACGCGCTGATCAACGTGGGCTCGTTCTGCATCCCCATGCTCCTGGACGCCTTCGTGTCCGGGGACACGGACACCAAGATTCTGGCCGCCAACGTGCTCGGCTTTCTGCGCGACAAGGCGGGCGCGGACGGGCTGGTCGCCGCCTTCGACAAGGGCCAGGCCGATGATCCCAACGTCCGCTACGCCGTGTACGAGGCCCTGGGCCGCATCGGCACCATGAAGGGCATCATCTGCTTGGTGGACGGACTGTCCGAGACCGACGAACTGATCCTCATGGCCGTCATCGGCGGGCTGGAACAGCACGTCAATCCGGGCATGATCTCCTCCCTGATCAATCTCATTTCCATGGCCGACGAGCAGTCCTTCCGGCTGGCCAAGGCGGTCATCAATTCCAGGGCCACCACCATTTTCGACCACCTGTACGAGAACCAGGGCGCGGGGGACATCCTCGTGGACGCCCTGGCCGAGTCCCGCGACCCGGAGATCGTGGAGGAGTTCCGGGATGTGCTGGCCGAGATCGGCGGCATCCGCGCGGAACAGGACCTGGACCGGCTGCCGGCCCTGGTCACCGGCACGCGCAAGGCCCTGGCCGCGGACGACTCCCGCTCCATGTGCGCCATGCACCGGGCCATCCTCACGGACCTCGGGTTCGAGCCGTTCGTGGCCGCCAACGGCGAGGAGGCCTACGAGTTCATCGAACAGGGCGAGACGTTCGAGGTCATCATCACGGACATGAACATGCCGATCATGGACGGCATGGAGCTGGTCGGCAAGATCCGCTCCACCCCCGGCATGGAGGACGTGCCCATCATCATGGTCACCACCGAGTCCGAGGCCTCCCAGCAGGGCCTGGCCTCCAAGACCGGCGTGTCCGCCTTCATCACCAAGCCGTTCAAGCCGGACGACCTCAAGGCCAAGATTCTCGAAGTCACCGGCTAG
- a CDS encoding chemotaxis protein CheX, translating to MDVELAKPFIKAAIDVLSTMAFIKPEVGKPYVKRNNVAAGDVSGMVGITGEKNGSVSLSFSKGCAVAIVRNMLGDEIDDIMQDVKDAVGELTNMISGQARAGLAERGLVFQGSTPTVVMGDNHTISHMAKAPIMAIPFKTKDGDFTIEFCFE from the coding sequence ATGGACGTCGAACTGGCCAAGCCCTTCATCAAAGCCGCCATAGATGTCTTGTCCACCATGGCATTCATCAAACCCGAGGTGGGCAAACCCTACGTGAAGCGAAACAACGTCGCCGCCGGCGACGTGTCCGGCATGGTCGGCATTACCGGCGAAAAGAACGGCAGCGTTTCCCTTTCTTTTTCCAAGGGATGCGCCGTGGCCATCGTCAGAAACATGCTCGGCGACGAGATCGACGACATCATGCAGGACGTCAAGGACGCCGTTGGCGAATTGACGAACATGATTTCCGGCCAGGCGCGCGCGGGCCTGGCGGAACGCGGGCTCGTGTTCCAAGGTTCCACGCCCACCGTGGTCATGGGAGACAACCACACCATCTCCCACATGGCAAAGGCCCCGATCATGGCCATCCCCTTCAAGACCAAAGACGGGGATTTCACCATCGAGTTCTGCTTCGAGTAG
- a CDS encoding alpha/beta fold hydrolase, with the protein MPVRVFLYILLGLTLFTLLRYGIFLLSNALAGRLGLIREEAGGLGSAVARGVVTAMAADVVALPSIVFLALPERPASPTGTPVLMVHGLYHNRTAWLIFSRRLRRAGFGNLHTFGYNSFTKDFDNALAGLKARLDALLADSPDGRIILIGHSLGGLLCRCAAGDPRFRDRVAALVTLGSPHGGSELAWLGGNRMARGLIPGRTIPEAVAEAPDPDCPKLAVYTVADDYVIPLDLLRTGRPGWDERVCAPMGHVWMLYSPEVADMVTGFLCPLPRVERGGEPVSGSRKKTG; encoded by the coding sequence ATGCCTGTCAGAGTCTTCCTCTACATCCTCCTGGGCCTGACCCTGTTCACCCTGCTGCGCTACGGCATCTTCCTGCTGTCCAACGCCCTGGCCGGGCGGCTCGGGCTCATCCGCGAGGAAGCGGGAGGACTGGGCTCGGCCGTGGCGCGCGGCGTGGTCACGGCCATGGCCGCCGACGTGGTCGCCCTGCCGAGCATCGTCTTTCTGGCCCTGCCGGAGCGGCCCGCCTCGCCCACGGGCACGCCCGTGCTCATGGTCCACGGCCTGTACCACAACCGTACGGCCTGGTTGATCTTTTCCCGCAGGCTGCGGCGGGCTGGATTCGGCAACCTGCACACCTTCGGCTACAACAGCTTCACCAAGGACTTCGACAACGCCCTGGCCGGGCTCAAGGCGCGGCTCGACGCGCTCCTGGCCGACTCCCCGGACGGCAGGATCATCCTCATCGGCCACAGCCTGGGCGGGCTGCTCTGCCGTTGCGCTGCGGGCGATCCCCGGTTCCGCGACCGGGTGGCCGCGCTGGTCACCCTGGGCTCGCCCCACGGCGGCAGCGAGCTGGCCTGGCTGGGCGGCAACCGCATGGCCCGCGGCCTCATCCCCGGCCGGACCATTCCCGAGGCCGTGGCCGAAGCGCCCGACCCGGACTGCCCCAAGCTGGCCGTCTACACCGTGGCCGACGACTACGTTATCCCGCTGGACCTGTTGCGTACCGGCCGCCCCGGATGGGACGAGCGCGTTTGCGCCCCCATGGGCCACGTCTGGATGCTCTACTCGCCCGAGGTGGCCGACATGGTCACCGGCTTCCTGTGCCCGTTACCGCGCGTGGAGCGTGGTGGGGAGCCGGTCTCGGGTTCCCGGAAGAAAACCGGCTGA
- a CDS encoding DUF1786 domain-containing protein, which translates to MTTTLCLDIGSGTQDVLLYSPDREIENCPKFVIPSPALQIGRRIETLRLRGEPIWLHGSNMGGGVTRFVNGHLKAGLKVAASEGAAYTMADDLTRVTDMSINITEECPDGFTPVRLTDFDEAWWRRFLDAAELDWPDSIAACAQDHGFHPGQSNRMGRFKLWQALLGDGEGRPEALVYRTPPAMLTRLADLQRDIGGGPVADTGAAAVLGALYVDEIERLSFERGITLVNIGNSHLIAFLLYAGRIHGVYEQHTGCVDGEKLWADLAAFRCGCLSFEQVFDERGHGCLCMDLPAEADGFAPTFVIGPRRAMLDGYDVEFPAPGGDMMLAGCFGLIKGLAMQR; encoded by the coding sequence GTGACAACCACACTCTGCCTCGACATCGGCAGCGGCACCCAGGACGTGCTGCTCTACTCCCCGGACAGGGAGATCGAAAACTGTCCCAAGTTCGTCATCCCCTCCCCGGCCCTCCAGATCGGCCGCCGCATCGAGACCCTGCGCCTGCGCGGCGAACCGATCTGGTTGCACGGCAGCAACATGGGCGGCGGGGTGACCCGGTTCGTCAACGGCCACCTCAAGGCCGGTCTCAAGGTGGCCGCCAGCGAAGGCGCGGCCTACACCATGGCCGACGACCTGACGCGGGTGACGGACATGAGCATCAATATCACCGAGGAGTGCCCGGACGGATTCACCCCGGTCCGGCTGACCGATTTCGACGAGGCCTGGTGGCGCCGCTTTCTGGATGCCGCCGAACTGGACTGGCCCGACTCCATCGCGGCCTGCGCCCAGGACCACGGCTTCCACCCCGGCCAGTCCAACCGCATGGGCCGCTTCAAGCTTTGGCAGGCCCTGCTCGGCGACGGCGAGGGCCGCCCCGAGGCGCTGGTCTACCGGACCCCGCCCGCCATGCTCACCCGCCTTGCGGACCTGCAGCGGGACATCGGCGGCGGCCCCGTGGCCGACACCGGCGCGGCCGCCGTGCTCGGCGCGCTCTACGTGGACGAGATCGAGCGGCTGAGCTTCGAGCGCGGCATCACCCTGGTCAACATCGGCAACTCCCATCTCATCGCCTTCCTGCTCTACGCCGGGCGCATCCACGGCGTGTACGAACAGCACACCGGGTGCGTGGACGGCGAGAAGCTGTGGGCCGACCTGGCCGCGTTCCGCTGCGGCTGCCTCTCCTTCGAGCAGGTCTTCGACGAAAGGGGCCACGGCTGCCTCTGCATGGACCTGCCCGCCGAGGCGGACGGGTTCGCGCCCACCTTCGTCATCGGCCCGCGCCGGGCCATGCTCGATGGGTACGACGTGGAGTTCCCCGCTCCGGGCGGCGACATGATGCTGGCCGGATGCTTCGGCCTGATCAAGGGGCTGGCCATGCAACGTTAG